From one Trifolium pratense cultivar HEN17-A07 linkage group LG1, ARS_RC_1.1, whole genome shotgun sequence genomic stretch:
- the LOC123883784 gene encoding protein indeterminate-domain 12-like, which yields MFPALMSNSTSFSQETTLSSNTLPRLNHVVSTINSSQQPQKTKKKRNLPGNPDPDAEVIALSPRTLLATNRFVCEICSKGFQRDQNLQLHRRGHNLPWKLKQRNNKDVIKKRAYVCPEPSCVHHNPSRALGDLTGIKKHFSRKHGEKKWKCDKCSKIYAVHSDWKAHSKTCGTREYKCDCGTLFSRKDSFITHRAFCDALAEESARMSANIQLSTTNPLSQSLFLFPNQQSQITWDPPQQNPNPNTHTSSLPHHNMIKHESHQNFHNINLSSSPLPSFLHDHPNNPNYKTNIMMTSSPFHVSTQQPSSTSAMSPHLSATALLQQAATVGATAITGGQPVHLPRQLSMSEFGSVTQIDSVDHYINNMRDRNLKNEDLTRDFLGLTNGGGNGGAVDVTIDMKDMLTFTGGLEYHGHQPHENMTMFRQSQQQGFGFLGTTATVPESWGNC from the exons ATGTTCCCTGCACTTATGTCCAATTCCACTTCTTTCTCTCAAGAAACCACTCTCTCTTCTAATACTCTTCCTAGATTAAACCACGTAGTTTCAACCATAAATTCTTCACAACAACCTCAAAAGACCAAGAAAAAAAGAAACCTCCCTGGTAATCCAG ATCCTGATGCTGAAGTGATAGCTTTATCACCAAGGACATTATTAGCAACAAATAGATTTGTGTGTGAGATCTGCAGCAAGGGTTTTCAGAGAGATCAAAACCTTCAACTACATAGGAGAGGACATAACCTACCATGGAAGTTGAAACAAAGGAACAACAAAGATGTTATTAAAAAGAGAGCTTATGTTTGTCCAGAACCTTCATGTGTTCATCATAACCCTTCAAGGGCTCTTGGAGATCTTACAGGAATTAAGAAACATTTTTCTAGAAAACATGGTGAGAAGAAATGGAAATGTGATAAGTGCTCAAAGATTTATGCTGTTCACTCTGATTGGAAAGCTCATTCTAAAACCTGTGGTACTAGAGAATATAAATGTGATTGTGGTACCCTTTTTTCCAG GAAGGACAGCTTCATAACCCACAGAGCATTTTGTGATGCATTGGCTGAAGAAAGTGCAAGAATGTCAGCAAATATCCAATTATCCACCACAAACCCACTATCCCaatctctctttctcttcccAAATCAACAAAGCCAAATCACATGGGACCCACCTCAacaaaaccctaaccctaataCTCACACATCATCCCTACCACACCATAACATGATCAAGCATGAATCACATCAAAACTTTCACAACATCAACCTCTCTTCTTCTCCTCTTCCCTCATTTCTTCATGATCACCCTAAcaaccctaattataagaccaaTATCATGATGACATCATCACCCTTCCACGTCAGCACACAACAACCTTCCTCCACTTCTGCCATGTCACCACACCTCTCAGCAACGGCACTTCTCCAGCAAGCAGCCACTGTCGGAGCCACCGCCATCACAGGCGGCCAACCGGTTCATCTGCCACGTCAGCTCAGCATGAGCGAGTTTGGATCGGTGACTCAGATTGACTCGGTTGATCACTACATTAACAACATGAGAGACCGGAATCTTAAGAATGAAGATCTTACTAGGGACTTTCTTGGCCTTACTAACGGCGGAGGAAATGGTGGTGCTGTTGACGTTACCATCGACATGAAGGATATGCTAACATTCACTGGAGGTTTAGAGTATCACGGCCACCAACCTCATGAAAACATGACGATGTTCAGGCAGTCACAACAACAAGGTTTTGGTTTTCTTGGGACAACAGCAACTGTTCCCGAGTCATGGGGGAATTGTTAG
- the LOC123918369 gene encoding uncharacterized protein LOC123918369: MEECIKIRRYEEFLTDKDFESLIEAKNVPAVLCGCIKNWRAFSLWNPRNDGLNYLQERVGSCVVEAMVSSSAPVFYGDLGSHQRVPLPFSTFIDLCKKRMHMQTEQQQHLDGDHCVASQTDHTQHDFSSLEDVPDQIYLAQVSIMNNDRQEKVQLGTLMEDIQTPPILGAKELSSINLWMNNAQSRSSTHYDPHQNLLCIVSGRKQVVLWPPSASPSLYPMPIYGEASNHSSVALENPDYSIYPRAECSMEFGQKVVLEAGDALFIPEGWFHQVDSNDLTIAINFWWRSNTMSCMLEHMDAYYLRRILRRLIDKEMDQQLLKLGTGRNKMCAIKLPNHKQTNHADENCSQMLKGIDLKEKRLNEGNTLIELESDAVQVLHELMSLVHNSVSASQDQQSPSTSINDYELIHNGKCEKIVNAYLKDDPVAKILWDVEPQTLQNVFLAMANNFPRTLEALVLHVLSPVGAEVLTRKFDEMDEQTLEEDRNRFYEVFYSVFDDQSAAMNSILKGKELFTQQAFKNVLDKFVGVNLESSKSGVR; this comes from the exons ATGGAAGAATGCATTAAAATCCGAAGATACGAAGAATTTCTCACAGATAAGGATTTCGAGTCTCTTATTGAAGCTAAAAACGTTCCCGCT GTTTTGTGCGGATGCATCAAGAATTGGAGAGCTTTCTCTCTATGGAACCCGCGGAACGATGGTCTTAACTACTTGCAGGAACGGGTTGGATCGTGTGTGGTGGAGGCTATGGTATCTTCATCTGCACCTGTCTTTTATGGTGATCTTGGAAGTCATCAGAGG GTTCCTTTGCCATTTTCTACCTTCATTGACTTGTGTAAGAAACGGATGCATATGCAAACTGAGCAACAACAACATCTAGATGGTGATCATTGTGTTGCCTCGCAAACGGATCACACACAACATGATTTTTCGTCCTTGGAAGATGTTCCTGATCAAATTTATTTAGCGCAG GTTTCAATCATGAACAATGACCGTCAGGAGAAGGTTCAGTTGGGAACCTTAATGGAAGACATCCAGACG CCTCCAATTTTGGGAGCAAAAGAACTATCTTCTATAAATTTGTGGATGAACAATGCACAATCTAGATCAAGTACTCACTATGATCCACACCAAAATCTTTTGTGCATAGTTTCTGGCCGCAAACAAG TTGTTTTGTGGCCTCCTTCTGCTAGTCCCTCACTCTACCCGATGCCTATCTATGGGGAGGCTTCCAATCACAG TTCGGTTGCTTTAGAAAACCCTGATTACTCAATTTATCCAAGGGCAGAATGCTCAATGGAGTTTGGACAAAAGGTTGTTCTCGAGGCAGGCGATGCACTTTTCATTCCTGAAGGCTG GTTCCATCAAGTAGATAGTAATGATTTGACTATTGCTATTAACTTTTGGTGGCGATCCAACACTATGTCTTGCATGTTGGAACATATGGATGCTTATTATTTACGCAGAATATTGAGAAG ATTGATTGACAAAGAGATG GACCAGCAACTGCTCAAGTTGGGGACGGGAAGAAATAAAATGTGTGCAATCAAGCTACCTAATCATAAACAAACAA ATCATGCTGATGAAAATTGCAGTCAGATGTTGAAAGGAATAGATTTAAAGGAGAAAAGACTTAACGAGGGGAACACCTTGATTGAATTAGAATCTGATGCAGTCCAGGTGCTTCATGAACTTATGTCCTTGGTTCACAACAGTGTCAGCGCCAGCCAGGATCAGCAATCACCGTCGACTTCTATAAATGATTATGAGCTTATACACAATGGTAAATGTGAGAAAATAGTGAATGCTTACTTGAAAGATGATCCCGTTGCTAAAATTCTCTGGGACGTTGAACCACAAACTCTCCAAAATGTTTTTCTTGCTATGGCG AACAACTTCCCAAGAACTTTAGAGGCTCTTGTTCTGCATGTACTATCACCAGTTGGGGCTGAAGTTCTTACTCGGAAATTTGATGAGATGGATGAACAAACTCTCGAGGAAGATCG GAATAGATTCTACGAGGTTTTCTACAGTGTGTTTGATGACCAATCTGCAGCAATGAATTCTATTCTAAAAGGGAAGGAGCTATTCACACAACAG GCATTTAAGAATGTATTGGACAAATTTGTGGGAGTGAATCTAGAAAGCTCAAAGTCAGGGGTCAGATGA